A single region of the Brachypodium distachyon strain Bd21 chromosome 3, Brachypodium_distachyon_v3.0, whole genome shotgun sequence genome encodes:
- the LOC100844177 gene encoding F-box protein PP2-A13 isoform X1 → MGTGSSLLGADVEWGETSLGDMPESCVAAVLLHLDPPEICQVACLNRAFRGATSADCVWAGKLPANYRYLAALAAAADDEGDGDGNVKRCSPLSIKKEIYARLCRPTPFDAGTKEFWIEKNKGGLCLSISSKAMAITGIDDRRYWSHLVTEESRFHSVAYLQQIWWLEVSGELDFCFPAGSYSLFFRLHLGRAHRRMGRRVCGTELIHGWDIRPTRFQLSTSDEQQATSEYYLDGAGSWILYHVGDFVISNSDELISLKFSMMQIDCTHTKGGLCVDSVVIYPKGYRREKANRVYM, encoded by the exons ATGGGGACGGGATCGAGCCTACTCGGCGCGGACGTGGAGTGGGGCGAGACTTCCCTCGGCGACATGCCGGAGAGCTgcgtggcggcggtgctgctCCACCTTGACCCGCCGGAGATCTGCCAAGTAGCCTGCCTCAACCGCGCCTTCCGTGGCGCCACCTCTGCTGACTGCGTCTGGGCCGGTAAACTCCCGGCTAACTATCGCTACCTCGCTGCCCTCGCAGCTGCCGCCGATGACGAGGGCGATGGAGACGGCAATGTCAAACGCTGCTCCCCTTTATCGATTAAGAAGGAGATTTACGCCCGCCTGTGCCGACCTACTCCTTTTGATGCTGGTACAAAG GAATTCTGGATTGAGAAGAATAAGGGAGGTCTTTGCCTGTCCATCTCCTCAAAAGCGATGGCGATCACCGGTATAGATGATCGAAGATATTGGAGCCACCTTGTCACAGAGGAATCAAG ATTCCATAGTGTTGCCTATCTTCAGCAAATTTGGTGGCTTGAAGTGAGTGGGGAGCTTGATTTCTGCTTCCCTGCAGGTTCATACAGCCTGTTTTTCCGTCTTCACCTAGGTCGAGCTCACAGGCGCATGGGTCGTCGGGTTTGTGGAACCGAGCTCATCCACGGGTGGGACATCAGACCCACCAGGTTCCAGCTCTCAACTTCGGATGAACAGCAGGCTACATCAGAATATTATCTAGATGGAGCAGGAAGCTGGATTCTTTACCACGTCGGTGATTTTGTTATATCAAACTCCGATGAGCTGATCAGCCTGAAGTTCTCAATGATGCAGATTGACTGCACCCATACGAAAGGTGGCTTGTGCGTTGACTCAGTTGTGATATATCCAAAAGGCTACCGGCGTGAGAAGGCAAACAGGGTCTACATGTGA
- the LOC100844177 gene encoding F-box protein PP2-A13 isoform X2, whose translation MGTGSSLLGADVEWGETSLGDMPESCVAAVLLHLDPPEICQVACLNRAFRGATSADCVWAGKLPANYRYLAALAAAADDEGDGDGNVKRCSPLSIKKEIYARLCRPTPFDAGTKEFWIEKNKGGLCLSISSKAMAITGIDDRRYWSHLVTEESRFIQPVFPSSPRSSSQAHGSSGLWNRAHPRVGHQTHQVPALNFG comes from the exons ATGGGGACGGGATCGAGCCTACTCGGCGCGGACGTGGAGTGGGGCGAGACTTCCCTCGGCGACATGCCGGAGAGCTgcgtggcggcggtgctgctCCACCTTGACCCGCCGGAGATCTGCCAAGTAGCCTGCCTCAACCGCGCCTTCCGTGGCGCCACCTCTGCTGACTGCGTCTGGGCCGGTAAACTCCCGGCTAACTATCGCTACCTCGCTGCCCTCGCAGCTGCCGCCGATGACGAGGGCGATGGAGACGGCAATGTCAAACGCTGCTCCCCTTTATCGATTAAGAAGGAGATTTACGCCCGCCTGTGCCGACCTACTCCTTTTGATGCTGGTACAAAG GAATTCTGGATTGAGAAGAATAAGGGAGGTCTTTGCCTGTCCATCTCCTCAAAAGCGATGGCGATCACCGGTATAGATGATCGAAGATATTGGAGCCACCTTGTCACAGAGGAATCAAG GTTCATACAGCCTGTTTTTCCGTCTTCACCTAGGTCGAGCTCACAGGCGCATGGGTCGTCGGGTTTGTGGAACCGAGCTCATCCACGGGTGGGACATCAGACCCACCAGGTTCCAGCTCTCAACTTCGGATGA